The uncultured Desulfobulbus sp. genome window below encodes:
- a CDS encoding flagellar hook capping FlgD N-terminal domain-containing protein, with product MTTISSVSSSTSSSSSTSASQALGQDQFLTLLVAQLQNQDPLNPADATEFTSQLAQYSQLEQLFNLNDAMDNLTTATTKSQSISALNLIGQDVVVEGDAVQFSGDPVELGYRVDGSITNLNLYITNNSGKTVATLTADDISAGNHFMSWDGTNSNGEAVSAGTYYLTLEATGTDSSATLTPLTRTAVTGVDLSGSEPEVVTDSGSYGLSLIYGAYNGEGSLTNDE from the coding sequence ATGACGACAATTAGTTCTGTATCTTCATCGACAAGTTCATCGAGCTCTACATCGGCGTCTCAGGCCCTGGGGCAGGATCAGTTTCTGACCCTGCTTGTTGCCCAGTTGCAGAATCAGGATCCGCTGAATCCGGCCGACGCAACCGAGTTTACCTCCCAGCTGGCACAATACTCCCAGCTTGAGCAGCTCTTTAATCTCAACGACGCCATGGATAATCTGACCACGGCCACGACCAAATCTCAAAGCATCTCCGCCCTGAACCTCATCGGCCAGGACGTGGTGGTTGAAGGAGACGCGGTCCAGTTCAGTGGCGATCCTGTTGAGCTGGGTTACAGAGTCGATGGATCCATCACTAACTTGAACTTGTACATCACCAACAATTCCGGAAAAACAGTGGCCACCCTGACGGCGGACGATATATCAGCAGGGAACCATTTCATGAGCTGGGACGGGACAAATTCCAACGGTGAGGCGGTAAGTGCTGGAACATATTACCTCACCTTGGAAGCAACCGGAACAGACAGTAGCGCCACCCTCACCCCCCTGACTCGCACTGCAGTCACAGGCGTTGACTTAAGTGGCAGCGAGCCGGAGGTTGTCACCGACTCTGGCAGTTATGGGCTTTCCCTGATCTATGGTGCCTACAATGGGGAGGGCAGTTTGACAAACGATGAATAA
- a CDS encoding flagellar hook-basal body complex protein, which translates to MGIQSAMFSGVSGLNTNSQAMSVIGNNLSNTNTLAFKGSRTIFSDLLSSSVFGSGGSSQVGRGVGLSIVDNIYSQGTFETTSSDTDVAIEGDSFFVLREAGNSTSYYSRAGAFRFNDDGYLVNPEGMIVQGKQFDPVSNDELLPGDPTDIQVSNVGLIPASQTTQLTFTSNLDEKSVEYGYGDKVYLSKYAPSNATLAGLTINGTTIASSGATTTAGKIAEINALSGTTGVTATQKWNYKVSDTAVSATGALAYGDITINGIPIAASAAGANATEQAQNIVDAINSMTTNTGVTASLGDGTNSTVANAIILSNTTGEEIAVSFSGAANAANTGLEAGTVAAGENGIIILHTDMTNSSIDLGGNVASIGATTGTQSLNINTFIDPNDKNTYNYSASSEIFDSLGESHLVTVYWRQIDDANNTWNMGYTVDGDNTLPIAAVVDPFQTLSAPLDLTFDENGKLLDTTGDGIVDPVTVPITMPIWTNGADTPQTIDLSFDCTQHDSDSIVIGKDQDGYAAGELTNVAINSEGIVVASYSNGAQVNISQLVLAKFQNTSGLALAGSNRYVATDKVGSIRVGLPGAELGKVFTNSLEQSNVDMGQEFVKMITSQRGFQANSKIITTVDEMLSELINLKR; encoded by the coding sequence ATGGGTATTCAAAGTGCAATGTTTAGTGGAGTGAGTGGACTCAACACCAACTCGCAGGCTATGAGTGTTATTGGTAACAACTTATCCAATACCAACACATTAGCGTTCAAAGGCTCCCGAACCATTTTTTCTGATCTGCTTTCCAGCAGCGTTTTTGGATCGGGAGGTTCGTCTCAGGTTGGCCGTGGCGTTGGTCTCTCCATTGTTGATAATATCTACAGTCAGGGTACTTTTGAAACAACCTCTTCGGATACGGATGTCGCCATTGAAGGAGATAGTTTCTTTGTCTTGAGAGAAGCAGGCAACAGCACTTCCTACTACTCTCGAGCCGGTGCATTTCGTTTTAATGACGATGGCTACCTGGTTAATCCGGAAGGCATGATCGTTCAGGGTAAACAGTTTGACCCCGTCAGCAACGATGAATTACTTCCCGGTGACCCGACAGATATCCAAGTCTCTAACGTTGGCCTAATCCCGGCCAGCCAGACCACTCAGCTCACCTTTACCTCAAACTTAGATGAAAAATCGGTGGAATACGGGTATGGAGACAAGGTCTACCTATCAAAGTACGCTCCATCCAATGCCACATTGGCGGGCCTGACGATCAATGGAACGACCATCGCGTCATCAGGAGCAACAACCACGGCAGGAAAAATTGCTGAAATCAATGCATTGTCCGGTACAACTGGCGTCACCGCCACTCAAAAATGGAACTATAAGGTATCTGACACTGCAGTGAGTGCGACAGGGGCCCTTGCCTACGGAGATATCACGATCAATGGCATTCCCATCGCGGCTTCTGCTGCCGGCGCTAACGCAACAGAACAGGCACAAAATATTGTCGATGCCATTAACAGTATGACCACCAATACCGGGGTCACAGCATCACTCGGTGATGGCACCAACAGCACTGTTGCCAATGCAATCATCCTCTCCAATACCACCGGAGAAGAAATCGCTGTTTCCTTTAGCGGGGCAGCAAATGCGGCCAACACCGGTCTTGAGGCGGGGACTGTGGCGGCAGGGGAAAATGGAATTATCATTCTGCATACCGACATGACCAATTCCTCCATTGACCTAGGAGGCAACGTAGCATCCATCGGGGCGACTACTGGTACGCAATCACTCAACATCAATACCTTTATTGATCCAAACGACAAGAATACATATAATTATTCAGCCTCAAGTGAAATTTTTGACTCACTGGGAGAATCACATCTGGTGACCGTCTATTGGCGACAGATTGATGATGCGAACAATACCTGGAATATGGGATATACCGTGGATGGTGACAACACACTTCCGATTGCCGCCGTTGTAGACCCTTTCCAGACGCTTTCGGCCCCCCTGGATCTCACCTTTGATGAAAATGGAAAACTCCTGGATACCACCGGAGATGGTATCGTTGATCCTGTGACAGTCCCCATTACCATGCCGATCTGGACCAACGGTGCCGACACGCCACAAACGATTGATCTTTCCTTTGACTGTACTCAGCACGACAGTGATTCCATCGTCATTGGCAAAGATCAGGATGGCTACGCAGCTGGCGAATTGACCAACGTGGCAATTAACAGTGAAGGAATTGTTGTAGCCTCTTACTCAAACGGCGCTCAGGTCAATATTTCCCAACTGGTACTGGCAAAATTTCAGAATACTTCTGGCCTTGCCCTTGCAGGATCGAATCGCTACGTCGCAACAGATAAAGTCGGTAGTATTCGCGTTGGTTTGCCGGGCGCTGAGCTTGGCAAAGTGTTCACCAACTCCCTTGAACAATCCAATGTGGATATGGGCCAGGAGTTTGTCAAAATGATCACCAGCCAGCGTGGCTTTCAGGCAAACTCAAAGATTATTACCACGGTCGATGAGATGCTCAGCGAGTTGATCAACCTCAAACGGTAA
- a CDS encoding MotA/TolQ/ExbB proton channel family protein, with protein sequence MDIATLIGIVLAFGLMLWAILMGGPLTIFIDPPSIAVVFGGTLGVSLINFPLADVLGMIAIFKKTVLIKEQDTNKLIAQMLEFANKARKGGILSLQDQIDSIEDQFMVKALQMAVDGQEPAELKAMLLNEIDNIAARHNNGASILDTMGAIAPAMGMVGTLIGLVQMLQNMDDPAAIGPAMAVALLTTFYGAVLANILFIPMAGKLKTRSKVEILQKTVITEGMESILSGENPRIMEQRLHAYLAPKKRESVFN encoded by the coding sequence GTGGATATAGCAACCCTCATAGGTATCGTACTGGCCTTTGGCCTTATGCTGTGGGCCATTCTCATGGGTGGCCCCCTGACGATCTTTATCGATCCCCCATCCATTGCCGTTGTTTTTGGTGGCACCCTAGGCGTCTCCCTGATCAACTTTCCATTGGCCGATGTCCTGGGGATGATAGCCATCTTTAAGAAGACCGTACTCATCAAAGAGCAGGACACCAACAAATTGATAGCACAAATGCTTGAATTTGCAAATAAAGCTCGCAAAGGCGGCATTCTTTCACTGCAAGATCAGATCGACTCCATTGAAGACCAGTTCATGGTCAAAGCCTTGCAGATGGCGGTGGATGGTCAGGAACCTGCCGAACTTAAAGCCATGCTTCTCAATGAAATTGACAACATAGCTGCCCGTCACAACAACGGTGCCTCAATCTTAGATACCATGGGTGCCATCGCTCCTGCCATGGGCATGGTTGGAACCCTGATCGGATTGGTGCAAATGCTCCAAAACATGGATGATCCGGCAGCCATTGGACCTGCCATGGCGGTTGCTCTTTTAACCACTTTTTACGGAGCGGTCCTGGCCAATATTCTCTTTATTCCCATGGCAGGAAAACTTAAAACCCGCTCCAAGGTAGAAATCCTGCAAAAAACAGTGATCACAGAAGGCATGGAGTCAATTCTCTCCGGTGAGAATCCGCGCATCATGGAGCAACGTCTTCACGCGTATCTAGCCCCGAAAAAACGCGAGTCTGTTTTCAACTAA
- a CDS encoding OmpA family protein, with amino-acid sequence MAKCPECPPAGLPMWMATYSDLVTLLLTFFVLLLTMASMDPIKFVQAKSSIESAFGWSTTAAPVPFAIPLIESPPKAEFTPLPQQTPIQHFKKIKTDLKMTQIDKQVEFVQKDNDSIILRIDDKVLFAPGQTELNPLAYPILRKVADIIRPLPMTIRIEGHTDPTPIAGKRTNWDLSVARAVSVMGFYQRDKLFSLDRMSAAGYGATKPIVPNTTSENMAKNRRVDFIIRSNRPVKQEGKPITPIPF; translated from the coding sequence ATGGCGAAATGTCCAGAATGCCCTCCCGCCGGCTTACCGATGTGGATGGCCACGTATAGTGACCTTGTAACTCTTCTGCTCACGTTCTTCGTGCTTCTTCTCACCATGGCCTCCATGGATCCCATCAAATTTGTCCAGGCAAAGAGTTCGATTGAATCTGCCTTTGGCTGGAGTACCACTGCGGCTCCTGTTCCCTTTGCCATCCCATTAATCGAATCACCGCCTAAAGCTGAATTTACTCCCCTGCCCCAACAAACACCTATTCAACATTTCAAAAAGATCAAAACCGATCTAAAAATGACCCAAATTGATAAACAGGTCGAGTTTGTACAGAAGGATAACGACTCTATTATTCTCAGGATCGACGACAAGGTTCTTTTTGCTCCAGGACAAACCGAGCTCAACCCGCTTGCCTATCCGATTTTACGCAAGGTGGCTGATATCATCCGCCCCCTCCCTATGACTATACGTATAGAAGGCCACACTGATCCCACTCCTATTGCTGGCAAACGAACGAACTGGGACCTCTCTGTAGCCCGTGCGGTCTCGGTCATGGGCTTTTATCAACGGGATAAACTTTTTTCCTTAGATCGTATGTCTGCTGCTGGTTACGGAGCCACCAAGCCGATTGTCCCCAACACCACCTCTGAAAATATGGCGAAAAATAGGCGAGTCGATTTTATCATTCGCAGCAATAGGCCCGTGAAGCAGGAAGGCAAGCCCATCACACCAATTCCATTTTAA
- a CDS encoding flagellar basal body-associated protein FliL, whose protein sequence is MAENEEKKDDSAEESKKGGKKKLIIIIAAALVLLIGGGGAGYFFLVHKPKQEELKRQQEEASKAEALIEPVPEEAEIGPMIDIKEFVVNIISEDAAHYVKAALSLELDKKDVEEEVKKRMPQIRDSILLLLGNKTFDELQDLQGKNQLKAEIKSKINTFLQTGKVKNVYLTDFVVQ, encoded by the coding sequence ATGGCCGAGAACGAAGAAAAAAAAGATGACTCCGCTGAAGAGTCGAAAAAAGGCGGAAAAAAGAAACTGATCATCATCATAGCTGCAGCCTTGGTACTCCTGATAGGTGGAGGTGGCGCAGGATACTTTTTTCTTGTTCATAAACCCAAACAGGAAGAGCTCAAGCGTCAGCAGGAAGAAGCAAGCAAAGCTGAGGCTCTGATTGAACCGGTACCTGAAGAAGCTGAGATCGGTCCAATGATCGATATCAAAGAGTTTGTGGTCAATATCATCAGTGAAGATGCGGCCCATTACGTCAAGGCTGCTCTCTCTCTAGAATTGGATAAAAAAGATGTCGAGGAAGAGGTAAAAAAAAGGATGCCCCAAATTCGCGATTCCATCCTTCTTTTGCTTGGTAACAAAACCTTTGACGAGCTTCAGGACTTGCAAGGAAAAAACCAACTCAAAGCGGAAATAAAAAGTAAAATCAATACTTTCCTCCAGACCGGAAAGGTGAAAAACGTGTATCTTACAGACTTTGTGGTGCAATAA
- a CDS encoding flagellar motor switch protein FliM, whose protein sequence is MEQILNKQEIADLLSAIKAGKVSTDLVDYDPIRRRRNIPSTDIDLFQVYERAAASGEMRVPNLDIVLDNFSRRFSTSLTNTLQRNFSVDREEIATTNFQQSLLDLKSQGAVGIYALSPLKYGCLFHFDNLMAFALLEIMLGSAQSSESLALDRNLTTIEMAILRTSLQDICHDLQSAMRPVLDLKVWLTKVENNFRLVNIVEPETEVLVTRFNIRLSGENCGQMRIIIPYVTLEPLREKFKELVTITQATSNSWTRTLMQEAMEMESLVTARSGHLTMTIRKILSLKQGDIIDLPYNPDQPLTILVEDKPIYQAIPGERNSKKAFHITGRHSKSIGGIHGNA, encoded by the coding sequence GTGGAACAGATACTTAACAAACAAGAGATTGCAGATCTTCTCTCGGCAATCAAGGCGGGTAAGGTCTCCACAGATCTGGTTGATTACGACCCTATCCGACGCCGACGCAATATCCCCTCCACGGATATTGATCTCTTTCAGGTTTATGAGCGGGCAGCAGCGTCAGGTGAGATGCGCGTACCCAATCTGGATATTGTTCTGGATAATTTCAGTCGAAGGTTCTCCACAAGTCTGACCAATACCCTGCAACGAAACTTCTCTGTAGACCGTGAAGAAATTGCCACCACTAATTTCCAGCAGAGCCTGCTGGATCTCAAGAGCCAGGGAGCGGTTGGTATCTATGCTCTTTCTCCCCTCAAGTATGGTTGCCTCTTTCACTTTGATAACCTGATGGCCTTCGCCCTCTTAGAGATTATGCTTGGCTCGGCCCAGTCCAGTGAATCGCTTGCCCTGGATCGGAACCTGACCACGATTGAAATGGCTATTTTACGCACGAGTTTGCAAGATATCTGCCATGACCTTCAATCTGCGATGCGACCTGTACTGGACCTGAAAGTATGGCTCACCAAAGTGGAAAACAACTTTCGCCTGGTCAACATTGTCGAGCCGGAGACCGAGGTGCTTGTCACCCGGTTTAACATACGACTTTCCGGGGAAAACTGTGGGCAAATGCGCATTATCATTCCGTACGTCACCCTTGAACCTTTGCGTGAAAAATTCAAAGAACTGGTCACAATCACCCAGGCAACTTCCAACAGCTGGACTCGAACGCTGATGCAAGAGGCCATGGAAATGGAATCTCTGGTCACAGCGAGATCCGGCCACCTGACCATGACGATCCGCAAAATTTTGAGCCTGAAACAAGGGGATATCATCGATCTTCCCTACAACCCGGATCAACCTCTCACGATTCTAGTTGAGGATAAACCCATTTACCAGGCTATTCCTGGTGAACGAAATAGTAAAAAGGCTTTTCATATCACCGGTCGTCACAGCAAAAGTATAGGAGGAATCCATGGAAACGCCTGA
- the fliN gene encoding flagellar motor switch protein FliN — protein sequence METPENMEQDRKNTLDPEETAELLQEPEQPTMAPNVYETHSRDLEFLYDVPLQISVEVGRARILLKDLLQMGEGYVVELDKLAGEPLDLYVNSRLIARGEAVKVGDKFGLKLTEVVSQSDRVENLG from the coding sequence ATGGAAACGCCTGAGAACATGGAACAAGATCGAAAAAACACCCTGGATCCCGAAGAAACGGCAGAACTGCTGCAAGAACCTGAGCAGCCCACGATGGCCCCTAATGTCTATGAGACCCACTCTCGAGATCTGGAGTTTCTTTATGATGTCCCTCTACAAATCTCTGTTGAAGTCGGGCGAGCTCGTATCTTACTCAAAGACCTGCTGCAAATGGGAGAGGGATATGTGGTCGAGCTGGATAAGCTAGCCGGTGAGCCCCTCGATCTGTACGTCAACTCACGGCTGATTGCTCGTGGAGAGGCGGTCAAGGTAGGCGATAAGTTTGGCCTCAAACTCACCGAGGTCGTCAGTCAATCAGATCGTGTGGAAAATCTGGGGTAA
- the fliO gene encoding flagellar biosynthetic protein FliO, translating to MRIAYTGILSLFPTTALAAETGSMTTAALQTLWALCVVIGLILAFYALARKRFGLGKLGGTNIRVIEMRPLQPKATLALVEVRGREFLLGINAGNIQLLKEFDPASTDEPQDFSVLLAEKQ from the coding sequence ATGCGTATTGCTTACACGGGAATTCTCAGTCTCTTCCCCACAACAGCACTGGCTGCAGAAACTGGCTCAATGACGACAGCTGCCCTGCAGACACTATGGGCGCTTTGTGTTGTCATCGGCCTGATCCTTGCTTTTTATGCTCTTGCCCGAAAACGATTTGGCCTTGGAAAGCTCGGTGGAACGAATATCCGTGTCATTGAGATGCGCCCACTGCAGCCCAAGGCAACACTTGCGCTGGTTGAGGTCCGGGGACGAGAATTTCTCTTGGGCATTAATGCGGGAAACATTCAACTTCTCAAAGAGTTTGATCCAGCATCCACCGACGAGCCGCAGGATTTTTCCGTTTTGCTTGCAGAAAAACAATGA
- the fliP gene encoding flagellar type III secretion system pore protein FliP (The bacterial flagellar biogenesis protein FliP forms a type III secretion system (T3SS)-type pore required for flagellar assembly.), whose translation MKRSTVTLLLSLLLLPTVSWAINLPTLSLGIQQANTPGEVSTALQVLLVLTILTVAPAILLMTTAFTRIVIVLGFVRQAMGTQNTPPNQVILGLALFLTFFVMAPTLNTMNNQALQPYIQEQISQQQALTEAVDIMRGFMFSQVKESELQLFIDITKEEQPENREDISSSILVPAFMLSELKRAFQMGFMIYVPFLVIDMLVASVLMSMGMMMLPPIVISLPFKLLLFVLVDGWQLVVGSLMKSFG comes from the coding sequence ATGAAAAGAAGCACAGTTACCCTTTTACTAAGTCTGCTTCTTCTGCCCACAGTTTCCTGGGCAATCAACCTGCCCACGCTCTCCCTTGGAATCCAGCAGGCGAACACCCCAGGTGAGGTCTCAACTGCACTCCAGGTCCTCTTGGTCCTCACTATTCTTACCGTGGCCCCGGCTATTTTGCTCATGACCACAGCTTTTACGCGCATTGTCATTGTCCTTGGTTTTGTTCGTCAAGCAATGGGGACACAAAATACGCCACCAAATCAAGTCATTCTTGGCCTTGCCCTCTTTCTCACCTTTTTTGTCATGGCGCCCACCTTAAACACCATGAACAATCAGGCCCTGCAACCTTACATCCAAGAACAGATCAGCCAGCAACAGGCACTCACCGAGGCCGTGGATATTATGCGCGGCTTTATGTTTTCCCAGGTCAAAGAAAGTGAGCTCCAGCTCTTTATTGATATAACCAAGGAAGAACAGCCAGAAAACAGGGAGGACATCTCCTCATCTATTTTAGTCCCGGCCTTCATGCTTTCTGAATTAAAGCGTGCTTTTCAGATGGGATTTATGATCTACGTTCCCTTCTTGGTTATCGATATGCTCGTGGCATCGGTTCTGATGTCCATGGGAATGATGATGCTCCCTCCTATTGTTATTTCCCTGCCTTTCAAGTTACTGCTCTTTGTTCTGGTAGATGGCTGGCAGTTGGTGGTGGGATCACTGATGAAAAGCTTTGGCTGA
- the fliQ gene encoding flagellar biosynthesis protein FliQ encodes MLTPQTVIHIGRQAVQTVLMTSAPMLIAALVIGLIISIFQAATQINEQTMTFIPKIVAVFVTLLIFGPWIMEILVTFTTGIITQIATIGQ; translated from the coding sequence ATGTTGACACCGCAAACAGTTATCCATATCGGTAGACAGGCGGTACAAACCGTACTCATGACCAGTGCTCCTATGCTGATTGCGGCACTGGTTATCGGTTTGATAATTAGCATTTTCCAGGCTGCTACCCAAATTAACGAACAAACCATGACTTTTATCCCTAAAATTGTCGCGGTGTTTGTCACCCTGCTCATTTTTGGTCCCTGGATTATGGAAATTCTTGTCACCTTTACAACTGGCATTATTACCCAAATTGCAACTATTGGTCAGTAG
- the fliR gene encoding flagellar biosynthetic protein FliR: MDLPFVAPEHLQSFFICLARVMALVTAIPVFAGIQMTARIKIGIGVMTTLLLFPAMLPYTPQQSLSLTGFALVLINEVILGTMIALVSQMVIAAASFGGTVIGYQMGFAAANIFDPQTTQQLSLMSQFINILALLAFLAFNVHHYYFQAMVDSFRLLPPGFLDFSGGAVEELMRLGSRMFALGVKFSAPVLALLLLTNLVLGILARVFPQLNVFMISFPLNIGISFLVIGLTLGATFSVLRREFDTMIEHLLQLFALLR, from the coding sequence ATGGATCTACCGTTTGTTGCCCCTGAACACCTCCAGAGTTTTTTTATCTGTCTGGCTCGGGTTATGGCCTTGGTGACCGCGATTCCTGTGTTTGCCGGTATTCAGATGACTGCTCGGATAAAAATCGGCATTGGAGTGATGACCACCCTGCTCCTTTTTCCGGCGATGCTCCCCTACACTCCACAGCAATCGCTTTCTCTGACAGGTTTTGCTCTTGTTCTCATTAATGAGGTCATTTTAGGGACAATGATCGCGCTTGTTTCTCAAATGGTTATTGCCGCAGCAAGTTTTGGGGGCACGGTCATTGGTTACCAAATGGGTTTTGCCGCTGCTAATATTTTTGACCCGCAAACCACCCAGCAACTCTCTTTGATGAGTCAATTTATCAATATCCTGGCTCTCCTGGCTTTTCTCGCCTTTAATGTCCACCATTATTATTTTCAGGCCATGGTTGACTCTTTTCGTCTACTCCCACCTGGGTTTCTTGATTTTTCCGGTGGTGCGGTGGAAGAACTTATGCGGCTTGGCTCACGTATGTTTGCCTTAGGCGTCAAATTCAGCGCTCCGGTTCTGGCACTGCTTCTACTCACCAATCTGGTTTTAGGTATCCTTGCTCGGGTTTTTCCTCAGCTTAATGTTTTTATGATCTCCTTTCCCCTCAACATAGGAATATCCTTTCTCGTCATTGGCCTGACACTCGGGGCAACCTTCTCTGTTCTGCGCCGTGAATTTGACACCATGATCGAACACCTTCTTCAATTATTTGCTCTTCTGCGTTAA
- the flhB gene encoding flagellar biosynthesis protein FlhB — MAEENSSGERTESPSAKRRADFRKKGQVAQSREVQNAAMFSLLLLFWFFFAPIFWNNLEELLAAVWRTSGEYNITTSSLMQLSYFLGAGLATLLAPLFLLALVVGFFSTFVQIGWLFTTHPLIPDLTKLDPIKGMGRFVSKRALVEVVKSLLKVGLIGWVAFKTMQGEFDKALVLSEIPVSGTLLYLAKTAALVMAKVAGIMIVLAILDFAFVRWEMEEKMKMTKQEQKEESKETEGDPHIKSKIRSIQQQMARSRMMAAVPEADVVITNPTHYAVAIQYESDKMEAPIVLAKGQDIVASKIREIARENDVPLVENPPVARLLHAKVEVGHAIPEEMFKAVAEILAYVYSLKGNR, encoded by the coding sequence ATGGCTGAAGAAAACAGCTCCGGTGAACGGACTGAATCCCCGTCAGCAAAACGACGGGCAGATTTTCGTAAAAAGGGACAGGTAGCTCAAAGTCGAGAAGTGCAAAATGCCGCTATGTTTTCTCTGCTGCTGCTCTTCTGGTTTTTCTTTGCTCCAATTTTTTGGAATAACCTTGAGGAACTACTGGCTGCAGTCTGGAGAACCAGTGGTGAGTATAACATAACCACCTCCTCGTTGATGCAACTGAGTTATTTCTTGGGTGCTGGCCTGGCAACTCTACTTGCCCCTCTCTTTCTCCTCGCGCTGGTTGTCGGATTTTTCTCCACCTTTGTCCAGATTGGCTGGCTCTTCACTACCCATCCGCTGATTCCCGATCTCACCAAACTTGACCCGATAAAAGGTATGGGACGTTTTGTTTCGAAACGTGCTCTGGTCGAGGTGGTAAAATCCTTACTCAAAGTTGGCCTCATTGGTTGGGTGGCCTTTAAAACCATGCAGGGAGAGTTTGACAAGGCCTTGGTACTCAGTGAAATACCTGTAAGCGGGACCTTGTTGTACCTGGCCAAAACCGCGGCTCTGGTCATGGCTAAGGTGGCAGGTATCATGATTGTGCTGGCAATACTGGATTTCGCTTTTGTCCGCTGGGAAATGGAAGAAAAAATGAAAATGACCAAGCAGGAGCAAAAAGAAGAATCCAAAGAAACCGAGGGTGATCCCCATATAAAGTCAAAAATCCGTTCCATCCAGCAGCAGATGGCCCGCAGCAGAATGATGGCGGCAGTCCCGGAGGCCGATGTGGTCATCACCAATCCCACCCATTATGCCGTGGCCATTCAATATGAGTCGGACAAGATGGAAGCTCCTATAGTTCTTGCAAAAGGTCAGGATATTGTGGCGAGTAAAATTCGTGAAATTGCTCGCGAGAATGACGTTCCACTGGTGGAGAACCCACCTGTGGCGAGATTATTGCATGCAAAGGTTGAGGTAGGCCATGCCATTCCCGAAGAAATGTTTAAGGCAGTGGCTGAAATATTGGCTTATGTGTATTCACTTAAAGGCAATCGTTGA